A section of the Archaeoglobus neptunius genome encodes:
- the egsA gene encoding sn-glycerol-1-phosphate dehydrogenase — MRFKTVELPYQVYIGEGVISKLQKVLRSLKTRYFLLLTDEVVKNLVVINLIEQLSDWEYDIMIVESAKMEEARKIVLKSGFADYDTVVGIGGGKVLDVSKVVATELNASFISIPTTASHDGVASPVASFKENGKPVSISTNPPSAVIADLNIIKNCPIRLLRSGYGDLVSNISSVKDWQLARDFVGEDYNEVAASIAVMPAQLMISKADEIDLTLPPYLLMLMRGLIMSGVAIGLVGTSRPASGAEHKFSHALDYLGYGNGTHGEQVSIGTIIMEFLHERHYGRGDWEQIKSSLEKVHAPTTAKEIGLNKDQILEALMLAKKLRKKRYTILEAVNPTKEDFELVLSKTGIA; from the coding sequence ATGAGGTTCAAAACCGTAGAACTTCCGTATCAGGTGTATATAGGAGAAGGTGTGATTTCCAAACTCCAGAAGGTCCTGAGAAGTCTTAAAACCAGATATTTCCTCCTTTTAACAGATGAAGTGGTGAAGAACCTTGTTGTCATCAACCTGATTGAGCAGCTTTCGGACTGGGAATACGACATCATGATCGTGGAGAGCGCTAAAATGGAGGAGGCCAGGAAGATCGTCCTGAAATCGGGCTTTGCAGACTACGATACGGTTGTCGGAATAGGAGGAGGGAAGGTTCTGGATGTTTCCAAGGTTGTTGCGACAGAACTCAACGCATCTTTCATCAGCATACCAACAACCGCATCCCACGACGGAGTGGCATCTCCAGTAGCGAGTTTCAAGGAGAACGGCAAGCCGGTATCGATCTCAACAAATCCACCATCGGCCGTGATAGCAGATCTGAACATAATAAAAAACTGCCCTATAAGACTTCTGAGGTCTGGATACGGTGATCTCGTCTCGAATATCTCCTCCGTGAAGGACTGGCAGCTTGCAAGGGACTTCGTGGGTGAGGACTACAACGAGGTGGCTGCATCGATAGCCGTGATGCCAGCACAGCTTATGATAAGCAAAGCGGATGAGATCGATCTGACCCTTCCTCCTTACCTCCTGATGCTTATGCGTGGACTTATCATGAGCGGGGTTGCCATCGGCCTGGTGGGAACAAGCAGACCTGCAAGTGGGGCCGAACATAAGTTCAGTCATGCCCTTGACTACCTTGGATATGGCAACGGGACTCACGGAGAACAGGTCTCCATAGGGACGATAATAATGGAGTTTCTCCACGAAAGGCACTACGGGAGAGGGGACTGGGAGCAGATAAAAAGCTCTCTTGAAAAGGTCCACGCCCCGACAACAGCAAAGGAGATTGGATTGAACAAAGATCAGATTCTGGAGGCGCTAATGCTAGCAAAGAAGCTGAGAAAAAAGAGATACACAATCCTCGAGGCTGTGAATCCAACAAAAGAAGATTTTGAGCTTGTACTTTCAAAAACAGGGATTGCCTGA
- the htpX gene encoding zinc metalloprotease HtpX — protein sequence MWINDRELKFRMLVTMFLLAVVYLTFLTLLAALGVNFGFLILFALLFMFLQYYLSDRIVLLSTGARIVDEGEAPELYRIVRELSSRAGLPMPRVAIINTEMPNAFATGRNARSAVVAVTTGLMKTLSRDELEAVLGHELSHIKNHDMAVLTFTSVISTLAFFVMRWAMFMGMFGSRRDSGGSAVLLFVVSSLVWLISFLLIRALSRYREYAADTGGALLTSKPRSLISALMKISRKMDFVGKEEKARVEGLSAFFIIPAVSGKTVLSLFSTHPPVEKRIERLERLAEEMGW from the coding sequence ATGTGGATTAATGACCGGGAACTGAAATTCAGGATGCTGGTTACGATGTTTTTACTCGCAGTAGTTTACCTCACCTTCCTCACCTTACTCGCAGCGTTGGGTGTGAACTTCGGTTTTCTCATTCTTTTCGCCTTACTTTTCATGTTTTTGCAGTACTACCTCTCCGACAGAATTGTTCTGCTGAGCACGGGTGCCAGAATTGTGGACGAAGGTGAGGCTCCGGAACTTTACCGGATTGTCAGGGAACTTTCCAGTAGAGCGGGTCTTCCAATGCCCAGAGTTGCCATTATAAACACGGAGATGCCAAACGCCTTTGCAACCGGAAGAAACGCCAGAAGTGCTGTCGTGGCGGTAACAACCGGATTGATGAAAACTCTCAGCAGGGACGAGCTGGAGGCCGTACTGGGACACGAGCTGAGCCACATAAAGAACCATGATATGGCAGTTCTAACCTTCACAAGCGTTATCTCCACTCTCGCCTTCTTTGTGATGAGATGGGCAATGTTCATGGGCATGTTCGGCAGCAGGAGAGATTCAGGGGGTTCGGCAGTTCTGCTTTTCGTGGTTTCATCCCTTGTATGGCTGATAAGCTTCCTTCTCATCAGGGCTTTAAGCAGATACAGGGAATATGCCGCCGATACAGGAGGTGCTCTGCTGACATCAAAACCGAGATCGCTCATATCTGCTCTGATGAAAATCAGCCGGAAAATGGATTTCGTCGGGAAAGAGGAGAAGGCCAGAGTGGAGGGGCTCAGTGCCTTCTTCATAATTCCTGCCGTCAGCGGTAAAACGGTACTCTCCCTCTTCTCGACCCATCCACCGGTTGAAAAACGGATTGAAAGACTTGAAAGGTTGGCAGAAGAAATGGGGTGGTAG
- a CDS encoding thioredoxin family protein has product MRSIYILIAVAGIALIAISQFSERVELTGWYSYTEGKAVSEKEAKKMLVFIGTDSCSICKRFKTFFNSNKTAMEFIKENFIPVYVDAAKEKPPVPVTFVPVFCVGFADNLSCFSAVEPGELMEYLKQYSQ; this is encoded by the coding sequence ATGAGAAGCATATACATTCTCATTGCTGTGGCCGGTATCGCCCTGATAGCCATTTCGCAATTCAGCGAGCGAGTAGAGTTGACCGGGTGGTACTCCTACACAGAGGGGAAAGCGGTTTCGGAAAAGGAGGCCAAGAAAATGCTCGTCTTTATAGGCACGGATTCCTGTTCCATCTGCAAGAGGTTCAAGACGTTCTTCAACTCCAACAAGACTGCTATGGAGTTTATCAAAGAGAATTTCATTCCTGTTTACGTTGATGCGGCGAAGGAGAAACCTCCGGTTCCTGTAACTTTCGTTCCCGTATTCTGCGTTGGTTTTGCGGACAATCTTTCCTGCTTCTCTGCTGTGGAGCCTGGTGAACTCATGGAATATTTAAAGCAGTATTCGCAATAG